A portion of the Kribbella jejuensis genome contains these proteins:
- a CDS encoding glycoside hydrolase family 43 protein, with protein MRVVRVAVCVLLLCGGLVPSASAAEVREKAVLSQAFRNPVNSSADPSMMFYNGKYYVATTRGDRIGIWSSASLATLLVQPEQVVWRDSDPSRNTQMWAPAFRHVGGRWYIYYTASDGVDANHRMYVLESAGDDPLGPYSFKAKIADFGEYAIDGEPFTINGQQYFVWTGPGRGQGGPAQLYIVAMSNPWTSVGGRVAIPADGGCSEVREGPTPLYGATRTFLTYSTCDTGKPDYQLWMKSIANGADPMVASNWVQHPGPIFSRNDDTGVWGPGHHSFFKSPDGTEDWIAYHGKNTSVYTYSFRTTRVQKISWNADGTPNLGRPLAAGATQNLPSGDPGSSNYWINDTDAAVSYTGAWSSGSGCGNQCFWGNDHWSWEPNATATISFTGTRVALLSVVDTGNGIAAISVDGGAEQRVDYYSSIRVGEQLMYISPTLPPGPHTVRVRVTGDKNPASTSAVISLDRIEVY; from the coding sequence GTGAGAGTTGTTCGTGTCGCCGTATGCGTGCTGCTGTTGTGCGGTGGGTTGGTGCCGAGTGCGTCGGCTGCCGAGGTGCGGGAGAAGGCCGTGTTGTCGCAGGCGTTCCGGAATCCGGTGAATTCGTCGGCGGATCCGTCGATGATGTTCTACAACGGGAAGTACTACGTCGCGACCACTCGTGGCGATCGGATCGGGATCTGGTCGTCGGCCAGTCTCGCGACGCTGCTTGTCCAGCCGGAGCAGGTTGTGTGGCGCGACTCCGACCCGTCACGCAACACGCAGATGTGGGCGCCGGCGTTCCGGCACGTCGGTGGTCGCTGGTACATCTACTACACGGCCTCGGACGGCGTGGACGCCAACCACCGGATGTACGTCCTCGAGTCGGCCGGCGACGACCCGCTCGGGCCGTACAGCTTCAAGGCGAAGATCGCCGACTTCGGCGAGTACGCGATCGACGGCGAGCCGTTCACGATCAACGGACAGCAGTACTTCGTCTGGACCGGACCGGGCCGTGGTCAGGGCGGACCGGCGCAGCTGTACATCGTCGCGATGAGCAACCCGTGGACGTCGGTCGGCGGCCGCGTCGCGATCCCGGCCGACGGTGGGTGCAGCGAAGTACGCGAAGGTCCGACCCCGTTGTACGGCGCGACGCGCACGTTCCTGACGTACTCGACGTGCGACACCGGGAAGCCGGACTACCAGCTGTGGATGAAGAGCATCGCGAACGGCGCCGACCCGATGGTCGCGTCGAACTGGGTGCAGCACCCCGGACCGATCTTCTCCCGCAACGACGACACCGGCGTGTGGGGTCCTGGCCACCACTCGTTCTTCAAGTCGCCCGACGGTACCGAGGACTGGATCGCGTACCACGGCAAGAACACCAGCGTGTATACGTATTCCTTCCGGACGACCCGCGTCCAGAAGATCAGCTGGAACGCGGACGGTACGCCGAACCTCGGCCGCCCGCTCGCCGCCGGCGCGACCCAGAACCTGCCGTCGGGTGACCCCGGTTCGTCGAACTACTGGATCAACGACACCGACGCCGCGGTCTCCTACACCGGCGCGTGGAGCTCGGGATCCGGCTGCGGGAACCAGTGCTTCTGGGGCAACGACCATTGGAGCTGGGAACCGAACGCGACCGCCACGATCAGCTTCACCGGCACCCGCGTCGCCCTGCTCAGCGTCGTCGACACCGGCAACGGCATCGCCGCCATCTCCGTCGACGGCGGCGCCGAACAACGCGTCGACTACTACAGTTCGATCCGCGTCGGCGAACAACTCATGTACATCAGCCCGACCCTGCCGCCAGGCCCGCACACCGTCCGGGTGCGCGTGACCGGCGACAAGAACCCGGCCTCCACCAGCGCCGTCATCAGCCTGGACCGCATCGAGGTGTACTAG
- a CDS encoding carbohydrate ABC transporter permease: MPAVVVYALVVLYPSIAGAGSAFTDWSGVGNAKSFVGLANFKALFQDDQALGALRNTLLLTVAIVVVQNGIGLLLALGVHTQIKSRMLLRLVFFAPVVVSPVMVAFLWKFVYNPAPDAGLNAALGALGLGSLRQDWLGNPSIALWSVAFTVIWQCAGYSMVIFLAGLEGVPAELHESAMVDGAGTVARFRHITWPLLAPAVTINVMLSTVGGLTLFTQIIAMTNGGPGYATDTLSTVLYKQAFVYGKFGYSTAVALVLAIFVAAVSFVQIGYLRSRETTA, from the coding sequence GTGCCGGCGGTGGTGGTTTATGCGTTGGTGGTGCTGTATCCGAGTATCGCGGGTGCGGGATCGGCGTTCACCGACTGGTCGGGAGTGGGGAATGCCAAGTCGTTCGTCGGCTTGGCCAACTTCAAGGCGTTGTTCCAGGACGACCAGGCGCTGGGGGCCTTGCGCAACACCTTGTTGCTGACGGTGGCGATTGTCGTTGTGCAGAACGGGATCGGGCTGCTGCTGGCGCTCGGTGTGCATACTCAGATCAAGAGCCGGATGTTGTTGCGGCTGGTGTTCTTCGCGCCGGTTGTGGTCAGTCCGGTGATGGTCGCGTTTCTCTGGAAGTTCGTTTACAACCCGGCGCCGGACGCGGGGCTGAACGCGGCGCTCGGTGCGTTGGGTCTCGGTTCGTTGCGGCAGGACTGGTTGGGTAATCCGTCGATCGCGTTGTGGTCGGTCGCGTTCACGGTGATCTGGCAGTGCGCCGGGTACTCGATGGTGATCTTCCTGGCGGGACTCGAGGGCGTGCCGGCCGAGCTGCACGAGTCCGCGATGGTCGACGGTGCTGGGACGGTCGCGCGGTTCCGGCACATCACCTGGCCGCTGCTCGCGCCGGCTGTCACGATCAACGTGATGCTGTCGACGGTCGGCGGGCTGACGCTGTTCACACAGATCATCGCGATGACGAACGGCGGCCCCGGGTACGCGACCGACACGTTGTCGACAGTGCTGTACAAACAGGCGTTCGTGTACGGGAAGTTCGGCTACAGTACGGCGGTCGCGCTGGTGCTGGCGATCTTCGTCGCGGCGGTGTCGTTCGTGCAGATCGGGTACCTGAGGTCGAGGGAGACGACGGCATGA
- a CDS encoding excalibur calcium-binding domain-containing protein — translation MATFNSPPGWPAPPSADWQPPPGWKPDPAWPPAPAGWAFWLNARGARSRGPSGRYGAESPTKLIAAWAVGAGAFVVILAAIAGGNTPAASAPGATVTVPGPTATVTVAGPVVTVQQTVPGPTATVTQAPLPARTVTVPAPRTTTRTTDPVPLVQRTQSTAPKTTEPSDSVYYANCAAVRAAGKAPLYRGQPGYAAHLDRDGDGVACE, via the coding sequence ATGGCAACTTTCAATTCGCCACCCGGCTGGCCGGCACCGCCGTCCGCGGACTGGCAACCACCGCCTGGCTGGAAACCGGACCCGGCGTGGCCGCCTGCGCCGGCTGGCTGGGCGTTCTGGCTGAATGCGCGGGGCGCGCGGAGTCGCGGGCCGAGCGGCCGGTACGGCGCGGAGTCACCGACGAAACTGATCGCCGCATGGGCCGTGGGGGCGGGTGCGTTCGTCGTGATCCTGGCCGCGATCGCCGGCGGCAACACTCCGGCAGCATCCGCACCAGGCGCGACCGTCACGGTGCCCGGACCGACCGCAACGGTGACGGTGGCCGGGCCGGTCGTCACCGTGCAGCAGACCGTGCCTGGGCCGACTGCGACGGTCACGCAGGCGCCGCTTCCGGCGCGCACCGTGACAGTTCCGGCGCCGCGGACGACGACAAGGACGACCGATCCGGTCCCGTTGGTACAGCGGACGCAGAGTACGGCGCCGAAGACGACCGAGCCGTCGGACAGCGTCTACTACGCGAACTGTGCGGCCGTCCGCGCCGCGGGGAAGGCGCCGCTGTATCGCGGGCAGCCTGGCTATGCCGCGCATCTGGACCGTGACGGAGATGGCGTCGCGTGCGAGTGA
- a CDS encoding carbohydrate ABC transporter permease codes for MKYRPRTFLLEVVMIVVAIGFLFPVYVLVTLAFKDPQQIANRPLSLPSPPSVGAFGEAWREAGLGSALLNSTLITVVSVLLLIALGSLAAYFLARTATRLSYSLYILFLVGIILPFQLGMIPLYQLVDNLGLLGTYQGMIIFYTGIQLPFTVFLYTGFIRSLPADYTNAALIDGASHLQAFAHVIFPLLRPITGTVLILNAVQIWNDFFTPLLYLGGSGHETVPVRVFAFVNQYTSNYGLVAAGLILAALPILLLFLFLQRYVIRGFASGLKG; via the coding sequence ATGAAGTACCGTCCGCGGACGTTCCTGCTCGAGGTCGTGATGATCGTCGTCGCGATCGGCTTCCTGTTCCCGGTGTACGTCCTGGTCACGCTGGCGTTCAAGGATCCGCAGCAGATCGCGAACAGGCCGCTCTCGCTGCCGTCGCCACCGAGCGTCGGCGCCTTCGGCGAGGCGTGGCGCGAAGCCGGGCTCGGATCGGCCTTGCTGAACAGCACGTTGATCACGGTCGTCAGCGTGTTGCTGCTGATCGCGCTCGGGTCGCTGGCGGCGTACTTCCTCGCGCGTACGGCGACGCGGCTGAGCTACAGCCTCTACATCCTGTTCCTGGTCGGCATCATCCTGCCGTTCCAGCTCGGGATGATCCCGCTGTACCAGCTCGTCGACAACCTCGGCCTGCTCGGGACGTACCAGGGCATGATCATCTTCTACACCGGGATCCAGCTGCCGTTCACGGTCTTCCTCTACACCGGCTTCATCCGCTCGCTGCCGGCCGACTACACGAACGCCGCGCTGATCGACGGAGCCTCGCACCTGCAGGCGTTCGCGCACGTGATCTTCCCGCTGCTGCGGCCGATCACCGGCACGGTGCTGATCCTCAACGCCGTACAGATCTGGAACGACTTCTTCACCCCGCTGCTCTACCTCGGCGGCTCCGGCCACGAGACCGTCCCGGTCCGAGTGTTTGCCTTCGTCAACCAATACACCTCGAACTACGGCCTCGTCGCGGCAGGCCTGATCCTCGCGGCCTTGCCGATCCTCCTACTGTTCCTCTTCCTCCAACGCTACGTAATCCGCGGCTTCGCCTCCGGCCTGAAGGGCTAG